Proteins encoded in a region of the Odocoileus virginianus isolate 20LAN1187 ecotype Illinois chromosome 9, Ovbor_1.2, whole genome shotgun sequence genome:
- the LOC110129788 gene encoding LOW QUALITY PROTEIN: small RNA 2'-O-methyltransferase-like (The sequence of the model RefSeq protein was modified relative to this genomic sequence to represent the inferred CDS: substituted 1 base at 1 genomic stop codon) produces MECNSVVDGNVEEVPSKKVADLGCGDVCLLAILKYQKCIEELVGVDINEGRLKWSGSRLSPCVGDHLDPRELDLAITLYHGSVLEKDCRLLGFDLAACIELIEHFDSEDLAKFPEVVFGYMSPAMIVISTPNSEFNSLFPCAVFRDSDHKFEWSRMQFQTWALDVASRYSYSVEFTGVGEPPTGAEDVGYCTQIGIFRKKAEAAGLADLEHHGEHVYEVVYTTSYPSLQQINYRRRVVIYLVYQEVSRLRQKYQVGLRQHELEPELVAPGNRTGKFTSDLPVPVLTEDDKAMEMAPQPFCIEDEFYVPLQRIIAYPRLGHLXDNVEKLREFLGDVIELNCDGSAVKVDLNDCSDF; encoded by the exons ATGGAGTGCAATAGTGTGGTTGATGGAAACGTCGAAGAAGTTCCCAGTAAGAAGGTTGCAGACTTGGGGTGTGGTGATGTTTGCCTCTTAGCGATCTTAAAATACCAAAAGTGCATTGAAGAGCTTGTTGGAGTAGATATCAATGAGGGGAGACTTAAGTGGAGTGGGTCAAGGCTGTCCCCATGTGTAGGGGATCATCTGGATCCCCGAGAGCTGGATTTAGCGATTACCTTGTATCATGGCTCTGTTTTAGAGAAAGACTGTCGTTTGCTCGGATTTGACTTGGCAGCATGTATTGAATTAATAGAACATTTTGATTCAGAAGATCTGGCGAAGTTTCCTGAAGTTGTCTTTGGGTACATGTCTCCAGCCATGATTGTCATCAGCACACCAAACTCTGAATTCAATTCCCTGTTTCCTTGTGCAGTCTTTAGAGATTCAGATCACAAATTTGAGTGGAGCAGAATGCAGTTTCAGACCTGGGCTTTAGATGTGGCCAGTCGCTACAGTTACTCAGTGGAGTTTACTGGTGTGGGGGAACCACCCACAGGAGCTGAGGATGTTGGCTATTGTACCCAGATAGGAATCTTCCGGAAAAAAGCAGAAGCAGCTGGATTGGCTGATTTGGAGCATCATGGTGAGCATGTTTATGAAGTT GTTTATACAACCTCATACCCAAGTTTACAGCAGATAAATTACCGTAGACGTGTGGTGATTTATCTAGTGTACCAAGAAGTGAGCAGATTGAGACAGAAATACCAAGTGGGTTTGAGACAGCATGAATTGGAGCCTGAGCTCGTAGCCCCTGGCAACCGGACAGGAAAATTCACCTCAGACCTTCCAGTTCCAGTACTCACTGAAGATGACAAAGCCATGGAGATGGCTCCCCAACCTTTCTGTATTGAAGATGAGTTTTACGTACCCCTGCAAAGAATCATTGCTTATCCCAGGCTGGGGCACTTATGAGATAATGTAGAGAAGCTGAGAGAGTTCCTTGGTGacgtgattgaactgaactgtgatggTTCTGCGGTGAAGGTTGACTTGAACGATTGTAGTGACTTTTGA